The following proteins are co-located in the Citrobacter freundii ATCC 8090 = MTCC 1658 = NBRC 12681 genome:
- the iolB gene encoding 5-deoxy-glucuronate isomerase has protein sequence MSRLLSRWQQPDAQGRTQSVTPESAGWEYVGFKAYELEEGQQLTLPAVSEERCLVLVAGRATVTTPGATFTDIGERMSPFERIKPWAVYVTAGETIQVEAVTRLELAVCAAPGKGTHPTRLIAPKDIDGEARGKGHNQRYVHNILPEDKPADSLLVVEVWTNEGCTSSWPSHKHDTDNPPQETYLEETYYHRLNPPQGFCLQRVYTDDRSLDECMAVYNRDVVMVPKGYHPVATLAGYDSYYLNVMAGPVRKWMFTWEDEHAWINREYPVDK, from the coding sequence ATGTCACGTTTATTATCACGCTGGCAGCAGCCGGACGCGCAGGGGCGTACGCAGTCAGTGACGCCGGAAAGCGCCGGTTGGGAATATGTTGGCTTTAAAGCGTACGAACTGGAAGAGGGGCAGCAGCTTACGCTGCCCGCCGTCAGCGAAGAACGTTGTCTGGTATTGGTCGCCGGACGCGCGACCGTCACCACGCCGGGTGCAACCTTTACGGATATCGGCGAGCGGATGAGCCCGTTCGAACGGATCAAACCGTGGGCGGTCTATGTCACCGCTGGTGAAACCATACAGGTTGAGGCGGTGACCAGACTGGAGCTGGCGGTCTGCGCTGCGCCGGGGAAAGGCACACACCCAACACGGCTGATCGCACCTAAGGATATCGACGGGGAAGCGCGCGGCAAAGGTCACAACCAGCGTTATGTGCATAACATTTTACCGGAAGATAAACCTGCTGATAGCCTGCTGGTGGTGGAAGTGTGGACCAACGAAGGCTGTACCAGTTCCTGGCCAAGTCATAAGCATGATACCGACAATCCGCCGCAGGAGACCTATCTGGAAGAGACTTACTACCATCGCCTCAACCCGCCGCAGGGATTCTGTCTGCAGCGGGTATACACCGACGACCGGTCGCTTGACGAGTGTATGGCTGTCTATAACCGCGATGTCGTGATGGTGCCAAAAGGGTATCACCCGGTGGCAACCCTGGCAGGATATGACAGCTACTACCTCAACGTGATGGCGGGCCCGGTACGCAAATGGATGTTCACCTGGGAAGATGAACATGCGTGGATTAATCGCGAGTATCCAGTTGATAAGTAA
- the iolE gene encoding myo-inosose-2 dehydratase, producing MTVQLGINPLTWTNDDLPSLGAETSLDTCLSEGKEAGFAGFELGNKFPREARLLGPILQRHDLQLVSGWYSGRLLERSVEEEIAAVQSHLTLLRELGAKVLVFAEVSGCIHGEQQTPVHLRPRFPQERWQEYGEKLTEFARYTQQQGVQIAYHHHMGTVIESAEDVGNLMTNTGDEVGLLLDTGHLTFAGADPLAVAQRWALRINHVHCKDVRADVLADVKNRKTSFLDAVLSGVFTVPGDGCVDYPPIMALLKANQYQGWLVVEAEQDPAIAHPLTYARLGYNNLSRLARDADLI from the coding sequence ATGACGGTACAATTAGGTATTAATCCACTGACATGGACGAATGACGATCTTCCTTCACTGGGTGCAGAGACGTCGCTTGATACTTGTCTGAGCGAAGGCAAAGAAGCCGGATTTGCCGGTTTCGAACTGGGCAATAAATTCCCGCGCGAAGCGCGACTGCTCGGCCCCATTTTGCAGCGTCACGACCTGCAACTGGTGTCCGGCTGGTACTCCGGACGTCTGTTGGAACGCAGCGTGGAGGAAGAGATTGCCGCCGTGCAATCGCACCTGACGTTACTGCGCGAACTGGGTGCCAAGGTGCTGGTCTTTGCCGAAGTCAGTGGTTGCATTCACGGCGAGCAGCAGACGCCGGTACATCTGCGTCCGCGCTTCCCGCAAGAGCGCTGGCAAGAATACGGTGAAAAACTTACCGAGTTTGCGCGCTACACCCAGCAGCAGGGGGTACAGATTGCCTATCACCACCACATGGGAACGGTGATTGAATCTGCTGAAGATGTGGGTAATCTGATGACGAATACCGGTGATGAAGTTGGATTGTTGCTCGACACGGGACACTTGACCTTCGCCGGGGCCGATCCGCTGGCGGTGGCGCAGCGCTGGGCATTGCGTATCAACCATGTTCACTGTAAAGACGTGCGTGCCGACGTGCTGGCGGATGTCAAAAATCGCAAAACCAGCTTTCTCGATGCGGTACTGAGTGGGGTCTTTACCGTGCCGGGCGATGGCTGCGTTGACTATCCGCCGATCATGGCCTTGCTGAAGGCGAACCAGTATCAGGGGTGGTTAGTCGTGGAGGCGGAGCAGGATCCGGCCATCGCGCATCCGCTAACGTATGCGCGTCTGGGCTATAACAACCTTAGCCGTCTGGCGCGTGACGCTGATCTTATCTGA
- a CDS encoding ABC transporter permease, with the protein MTQIISKTQVPAKRGGRLDPIAFFERFGVLIFMILLLIFFQLQNSNFLSERNIFNILTEVSIYGIMAVGMTFVILTAGIDLSVGSILAVCAMTAAYVIKGDNFTTVDPNAWGGMSWLIGLGICMAMGTAIGFLHGLGVTRLRLPPFIVTLGGMTIWRGLTLVINDGAPIAGFDAGYRWWGRGELLGISIPIWIFALVAIGGYLALHKTRWGRFVYAIGGNPEAARLAGVNVKRVLVSVYVLIGCLAGLAGFILSARLGSAEAVAGISFELRVIASVVIGGTSLMGGYGRIGGTIIGSIIMGILINGLVLMNVSAYYQQIITGLIIVLAVAFDTYAKSRRGAL; encoded by the coding sequence ATGACGCAGATTATTTCTAAAACGCAGGTTCCAGCCAAACGCGGTGGACGTCTTGATCCCATTGCCTTTTTTGAGCGCTTTGGGGTGCTGATTTTTATGATCCTGCTGCTGATTTTCTTTCAGTTGCAGAACAGCAATTTTCTTTCTGAACGCAACATTTTCAACATTCTGACCGAAGTCTCCATCTACGGAATCATGGCGGTGGGGATGACGTTTGTCATTCTGACTGCCGGCATCGATCTGTCGGTGGGCTCTATCCTGGCGGTCTGCGCTATGACCGCTGCGTATGTGATCAAGGGCGACAACTTCACCACCGTCGATCCGAACGCCTGGGGCGGCATGAGCTGGCTGATTGGCCTTGGTATCTGTATGGCGATGGGCACCGCGATTGGTTTTCTGCATGGCCTCGGCGTGACCCGCCTGCGTCTTCCGCCGTTTATCGTCACCCTCGGTGGGATGACCATCTGGCGCGGCCTGACGCTGGTGATCAACGACGGCGCGCCGATTGCCGGTTTCGACGCGGGATACCGCTGGTGGGGACGCGGCGAACTGCTCGGCATTTCGATTCCTATCTGGATCTTTGCTCTGGTCGCTATTGGCGGTTACCTGGCACTGCATAAAACCCGCTGGGGGCGCTTCGTATACGCCATCGGCGGCAACCCGGAGGCGGCGCGTCTGGCAGGGGTCAACGTGAAGCGCGTGCTGGTGAGCGTCTACGTGCTGATTGGCTGTCTGGCGGGGCTGGCGGGCTTCATCCTCAGTGCGCGTTTAGGCAGTGCGGAAGCGGTCGCCGGGATCTCCTTTGAGCTGCGGGTCATCGCTTCGGTGGTGATTGGCGGCACGTCGCTGATGGGGGGCTACGGACGCATCGGCGGCACCATTATCGGCTCGATCATCATGGGCATCCTGATTAACGGTCTGGTGCTGATGAACGTCTCGGCTTACTACCAACAAATTATTACCGGCTTAATTATCGTTCTGGCGGTGGCGTTCGATACCTACGCCAAGAGCCGTCGCGGCGCACTGTGA
- a CDS encoding Gfo/Idh/MocA family protein has product MKEVRIGLIGTGYIGKAHAIAYAQAPTVFNLRGKLVREMVAEVTPELAAERAQAFGFNRSTGDWRALVADPAIDVVDICSPNHLHKEMALEAIRHGKHVYSEKPLALNAHDAREMVEAAQRAGVKTLVGFNYMKNPTAQLAKEIIERGEIGEVIHFYGTHNEDYMADPLAPIHWHCFKETAGLGALGDLAAHIVNMAQYLVGDIHQVCGDLKIVVPQRPAQAGSSQMVTVENEDQAHAMVRFAGGAQGVIETSRVACGRKMGLSYVITGTKGTISFTQERMAELKLYLHDDPVNRQGFRTLLVGPSHPDYGAFCMGAGHGIGFNDQKTVEVRDLVDGIAADAPMWPDFEEGWKVSRVLDAIALSHLEGRWLNVNDIV; this is encoded by the coding sequence ATGAAAGAGGTTCGTATTGGATTGATTGGCACCGGGTATATCGGTAAGGCGCACGCTATCGCCTATGCCCAGGCCCCGACGGTGTTCAACCTGCGCGGCAAACTAGTGCGCGAGATGGTGGCGGAAGTCACGCCGGAACTGGCGGCAGAGCGGGCGCAGGCGTTTGGCTTCAATCGCTCAACCGGAGACTGGCGGGCGCTGGTGGCCGACCCGGCCATTGATGTGGTGGATATCTGTTCTCCTAATCATCTGCACAAAGAGATGGCGCTGGAAGCGATTCGCCACGGCAAGCATGTGTATTCGGAAAAACCGTTGGCGCTGAACGCCCACGACGCGCGTGAAATGGTTGAGGCTGCACAGCGGGCAGGAGTGAAAACCCTGGTGGGGTTCAACTATATGAAGAACCCAACGGCGCAGCTGGCGAAAGAGATCATTGAGCGCGGCGAAATTGGCGAGGTGATCCATTTCTACGGCACCCACAACGAAGACTACATGGCCGATCCGCTTGCACCGATCCACTGGCACTGTTTTAAAGAAACGGCGGGTCTGGGGGCACTTGGCGATCTGGCGGCGCATATCGTCAATATGGCGCAGTACCTGGTTGGCGATATTCATCAGGTCTGCGGCGACCTGAAGATCGTGGTGCCACAGCGTCCGGCGCAAGCCGGTTCCTCGCAAATGGTGACGGTAGAGAACGAAGATCAGGCCCACGCAATGGTGCGCTTTGCAGGCGGTGCGCAAGGGGTGATTGAAACCTCCCGCGTCGCCTGTGGCCGCAAGATGGGGTTGTCGTATGTGATTACCGGGACCAAAGGAACCATCAGTTTTACCCAGGAGCGCATGGCTGAGCTGAAGCTCTATTTGCATGACGATCCGGTCAACCGCCAGGGGTTTCGCACTTTACTGGTTGGTCCTTCGCATCCGGACTACGGCGCGTTTTGCATGGGAGCCGGGCATGGTATCGGTTTTAACGACCAGAAAACTGTGGAAGTGCGCGACCTGGTGGACGGCATTGCCGCCGATGCGCCGATGTGGCCGGACTTCGAAGAGGGCTGGAAGGTGTCGCGTGTGCTTGACGCTATCGCACTCTCGCACCTGGAAGGCCGCTGGCTGAATGTGAACGATATTGTCTGA
- a CDS encoding bifunctional 5-dehydro-2-deoxygluconokinase/5-dehydro-2-deoxyphosphogluconate aldolase: MEKQFDVICMGRVAVDLYSQQIGARLEDVSSFAKYLGGSSGNVAYGTARQGLRSSMLARVGDEHMGRFLREELNQVGCDTSHLITDKDRLTALVLLGIKDRDTFPLIFYRDNCADMAITASDVDEQYIASARCLAITGTHLSHPQTREAVLTALAYARRHGVRTALDIDYRPVLWGLTSLGDGETRFIAADQVTRQLQEVLHLFDVIVGTEEEFHIAGGSTDTLQALSQVRGVSNATLVCKRGALGSSVYTDAIPARLDDGLTVTGVRVEVLNVLGAGDAFMSGLLRGYLNDEGWEQACRYANACGALVVSRHGCAPAMPSKIELDDYLSRAAEVPRPDLDPHLNHLHRVTTRRRTWSELCVMAFDHRSQLEEMALQCGASLKRIPALKQLILQASREAANSAGLEGKAGLLCDGTFGQDALNSITGEGWWIGRPIELPGSRPLEMEHGNIGSQLISWPQEHVVKCLVFFHPEDAHALRLEQEQKIAEVYRACCQSGHELLLEVILPASMPRSDELYLRAISRFYNLGIYPDWWKLPPLTSAGWTALSDIIERRDPHCRGVVILGLDAPAEQLRADFKAAAGHAVVKGFAVGRTLFGDASRAWLKHDIDDAQLVARIKDNYLQLIAWWRERGQA; encoded by the coding sequence GTGGAAAAGCAGTTTGATGTGATATGCATGGGCCGCGTGGCGGTTGACCTCTACAGTCAGCAGATTGGCGCACGCCTGGAAGATGTGTCGAGCTTTGCCAAATATCTTGGCGGATCGTCCGGCAACGTGGCCTACGGAACGGCGCGGCAGGGACTGCGTTCATCAATGCTGGCGCGGGTTGGCGACGAACATATGGGGCGTTTCCTGCGTGAAGAATTAAATCAGGTAGGCTGCGATACCAGCCATCTGATTACCGATAAAGACCGCCTGACAGCGCTGGTGCTACTCGGCATTAAAGACCGGGACACCTTCCCACTGATTTTTTACCGTGATAACTGCGCGGATATGGCGATTACCGCCAGCGATGTTGATGAACAGTACATCGCTTCTGCTCGTTGTCTTGCCATCACCGGGACGCATCTTTCTCATCCGCAAACCCGCGAGGCGGTGTTGACGGCGCTCGCCTACGCCCGGCGTCACGGCGTGCGCACGGCGCTGGATATCGACTATCGCCCGGTGCTGTGGGGGCTTACATCCTTAGGCGACGGCGAAACACGTTTTATCGCCGCCGATCAGGTCACCCGTCAGTTGCAGGAGGTGTTGCATCTTTTTGATGTGATTGTCGGCACCGAGGAAGAGTTTCATATCGCGGGCGGCAGTACCGATACGCTGCAGGCGCTGTCGCAGGTTCGCGGCGTGAGTAACGCGACGCTGGTCTGCAAGCGCGGTGCGCTCGGTAGCTCGGTGTATACCGACGCGATCCCGGCCCGGCTGGACGATGGCCTGACGGTGACCGGCGTACGCGTGGAGGTGCTGAACGTGTTGGGGGCGGGGGATGCGTTTATGTCCGGCCTGCTGCGCGGCTACCTCAACGATGAGGGATGGGAGCAGGCGTGCCGCTATGCTAATGCCTGTGGTGCGCTGGTGGTATCGCGTCACGGCTGTGCCCCGGCGATGCCGAGCAAAATCGAGCTGGATGATTATCTCTCCCGCGCTGCGGAGGTTCCGCGTCCGGATCTTGATCCGCATCTCAACCATTTGCATCGCGTGACGACTCGCCGTCGCACATGGTCGGAACTGTGCGTGATGGCTTTCGATCACCGCAGTCAGCTTGAAGAGATGGCGCTACAGTGCGGCGCGTCTTTGAAGCGTATTCCGGCATTGAAACAGCTTATTTTGCAGGCCAGCCGTGAAGCGGCCAACAGCGCCGGGCTGGAGGGCAAGGCCGGGCTGCTTTGCGACGGTACGTTTGGTCAGGATGCGCTGAATTCGATAACCGGAGAGGGCTGGTGGATAGGTCGCCCTATCGAACTGCCGGGATCTCGCCCGCTGGAGATGGAACACGGCAATATTGGCTCGCAGCTCATCAGTTGGCCGCAGGAACATGTGGTGAAGTGTCTGGTTTTTTTCCATCCGGAAGATGCCCACGCGTTGCGTCTGGAGCAAGAACAGAAAATCGCCGAGGTGTACCGCGCCTGTTGCCAGTCTGGTCATGAGCTGCTGCTGGAGGTGATTTTGCCGGCCAGTATGCCGCGCAGTGATGAACTGTATTTGCGCGCTATTTCCCGCTTCTACAACTTAGGGATCTACCCCGACTGGTGGAAACTCCCACCGCTGACTTCTGCTGGCTGGACGGCGTTGAGTGACATTATCGAACGGCGCGATCCGCACTGCCGTGGCGTGGTGATCCTTGGTCTGGACGCACCGGCAGAGCAACTGCGCGCGGATTTCAAAGCGGCTGCGGGTCATGCGGTGGTGAAAGGATTTGCCGTGGGACGCACGCTGTTTGGCGACGCTTCCCGCGCGTGGTTGAAACACGATATTGACGATGCGCAACTGGTGGCGCGCATTAAAGATAACTACCTGCAGCTTATCGCCTGGTGGCGCGAGCGCGGACAAGCATAA
- a CDS encoding autotransporter outer membrane beta-barrel domain-containing protein, translating into MNKIYQIKWSKVRNCWCVCSELGRKNTKKKSWALLAGAVALCSSMAFANDIDVSTDNTVDFGEKNQSINYHINVKDNANLVINAPDSRPRLTFTSGGGLDITQGTVRINGELNVLLRGTGYLNVSNAGSELYADDLYDSASDNWRTGGYFNVSDGGKIHVKGTSRLTYERGNISGEGSQVNTQTFFMGVFKSYGGDQFLSVNNKGEINASEKLSLGYYNQDSNTTLVVSDMGKISSPEISLSTNSELALGAQEGEKAKSAGVIDAKKIEFVWASTDNKKITLNHTSDNANITADISSGSEGLGNINALNGTTFLSGDNSKFSGNVKIARNATLGVTQNLGTADISNSGKLLLNAQDNMAFTNKVSGNGIISVGAGNVALLGDNTAFKGKINVESGAVATVSDQKNLGSAGLSVDGKLQLNSTSDWLFSHQISGSGILGVDTGNHAFSFKNSAATSGFTGALALQNTTFNLQGTNTDALAKAGLIAGKGSEISLGTGTQSIGSLAFSGGTIEFGNITPGIHQTDKMVNVKDRLDLTGSGAVQVNPVGVVDAISQGIDTGLSLMEQEDANAEIKLVSTNSATVVTGDAGNLQLQDLNGNAITDAVQHDISQDGQVVAKGTYDYRLTSGQNHDGLYVGYGLTQIELQGQGQNALSLNANGKVGAAAELSSRLTGSGDLALDSQKGHTVSLSGLNNDYTGLTDLRSGNLLMLNDNVLGHTAGLQMAEETVLDMNGHSQTIGQLTSAAGSVLNINSGSLTISNGGTSAGALVGSGNLNIDNGVFSVKGCNASLNATTAIASGAEVTLDNAQGLGTGKIIADGHLNLNAVEGHLSNNLSGKGEVSFSESNVALKGDNNGFSGQLNLDKNTQLVASAAEHLGEATIHNQGDMILNSMDDWTMQNQVDGSGNIIKQGQGTVTLTANSTYTGTTDIQQGGLMLGQEDAPVTLASQQVNISSAGMLSGAGTVLGSIHNAGLFVAGNGASGHFTVGGDLTNQGAISLGNIGQSAGNQLIVEGNYHGNNGHINFDTVLGDDRSATDKLIVKGDTTGNTQVSVTNAGGQGSQTLEGIELIHVDGRSDGDFAQSGRITAGAYDYSLVRGQGANNNHWYLTSQLIKPENPEKPVSPTEHMLRPEGGTYTANHAAVNTMFNMQLHDRSGKAQYTDVSTGEMKTTGMWMRQAGSHQSWYDGSSQLRTQSNRYVMQLGSDIAQGSTNGHDSWRLGIMAGYGHDNNQTRSSATGYASRGSVNGYSTGLYATWFADNTDHKGLYFDGWAQYGWFDNHVKGEGLASESYKSKGLTASVETGYTFKVGEFSGSKGTVNEWYVQPQAQVTWMGVKSDDHREANGTRIEMNGNGNIQTRLGARAYLKSFNKMDEGKGREFQPFIEANWLHNTRSFSTKMDDVSVSQEGARNLGEIKLGVEGQITPDLNLWGNVGVQIGDNGYNNSAATLGLKYHF; encoded by the coding sequence ATGAACAAAATATATCAAATAAAATGGAGTAAAGTCCGTAATTGCTGGTGTGTGTGCTCCGAACTGGGAAGGAAGAACACGAAAAAAAAGTCCTGGGCGTTATTAGCCGGTGCTGTAGCGCTATGTTCATCAATGGCCTTTGCTAATGATATTGATGTCAGCACAGATAACACCGTTGATTTCGGCGAAAAAAACCAGTCTATTAATTACCATATCAATGTAAAAGATAATGCTAACCTGGTAATCAATGCGCCGGACTCTCGCCCCCGCCTGACCTTCACATCAGGTGGTGGGCTGGATATTACCCAAGGAACAGTGCGTATCAATGGTGAGCTAAACGTTCTGCTGAGAGGTACGGGTTACCTTAACGTGTCCAATGCAGGCAGCGAACTCTATGCTGACGACTTATATGACAGCGCATCAGACAACTGGCGAACTGGCGGTTATTTTAACGTGTCTGATGGCGGTAAGATTCATGTTAAAGGGACCAGTCGTCTTACCTACGAAAGGGGAAACATTAGCGGTGAAGGTAGCCAGGTAAATACACAAACATTCTTTATGGGTGTTTTCAAGAGCTACGGTGGCGATCAATTCCTGTCGGTTAATAACAAGGGTGAAATTAACGCCAGTGAGAAATTAAGCCTGGGGTATTATAATCAAGATTCAAATACTACGCTGGTGGTATCTGACATGGGGAAAATATCTTCCCCAGAAATTAGCTTGAGTACGAACTCAGAATTAGCATTAGGCGCTCAAGAAGGTGAGAAAGCTAAATCTGCAGGGGTTATTGACGCCAAGAAAATAGAGTTTGTCTGGGCTAGCACGGACAATAAAAAAATCACATTGAACCACACCAGTGATAACGCAAATATAACAGCTGATATATCAAGCGGCAGTGAGGGGCTGGGTAATATCAATGCGCTAAATGGTACAACGTTTTTATCTGGTGATAACTCAAAATTTAGCGGCAACGTAAAAATTGCCAGGAATGCCACCCTTGGGGTTACGCAGAACCTGGGAACCGCTGATATTAGCAATAGCGGCAAACTCTTACTGAACGCCCAGGACAACATGGCGTTTACCAATAAGGTTTCGGGGAACGGCATTATCTCCGTCGGCGCCGGAAATGTGGCGTTATTAGGTGATAACACCGCCTTTAAAGGAAAGATCAATGTTGAATCGGGTGCCGTTGCAACCGTGTCCGATCAGAAAAACTTGGGCTCTGCCGGGTTATCCGTTGACGGGAAACTGCAGCTCAATAGCACCAGCGACTGGTTGTTTAGCCACCAGATTTCTGGGTCTGGCATCCTGGGGGTCGATACGGGAAATCACGCTTTCTCTTTTAAAAATAGCGCAGCGACCTCTGGGTTCACTGGTGCTCTGGCATTACAAAATACGACATTCAACCTGCAGGGAACCAACACCGATGCTCTTGCAAAAGCAGGGCTGATTGCAGGAAAAGGGAGTGAAATTTCACTGGGTACAGGCACACAGTCCATCGGAAGTCTGGCCTTTTCTGGCGGTACCATTGAGTTTGGTAACATTACCCCCGGCATACACCAAACCGACAAAATGGTGAATGTTAAAGACCGGTTAGACCTGACAGGGTCTGGTGCTGTGCAGGTGAATCCTGTGGGCGTAGTGGACGCCATATCTCAAGGTATTGATACCGGTCTCTCCTTAATGGAGCAGGAAGACGCCAATGCGGAAATTAAACTGGTTTCCACCAATTCAGCAACCGTTGTAACAGGAGATGCCGGAAACCTGCAACTGCAGGATCTGAACGGTAACGCGATAACCGACGCTGTTCAGCATGACATCAGCCAGGACGGGCAGGTTGTAGCAAAGGGAACATACGACTATCGCCTGACCAGCGGGCAAAACCATGACGGCCTTTATGTGGGCTACGGTCTGACGCAGATTGAACTACAAGGACAGGGTCAGAATGCACTGAGCCTGAACGCCAACGGAAAAGTCGGGGCGGCTGCGGAATTGAGTTCCCGCCTGACCGGCTCCGGGGATCTGGCGCTCGACAGCCAGAAAGGCCACACAGTTTCACTATCTGGTTTGAATAATGATTACACCGGTCTGACCGATTTGCGCAGCGGTAATCTACTGATGCTCAATGATAATGTTCTGGGCCATACAGCAGGTCTGCAGATGGCAGAAGAGACCGTTTTGGATATGAATGGGCATAGCCAGACGATTGGGCAGCTAACCAGCGCAGCGGGATCAGTTCTGAATATTAATAGCGGTAGCCTGACGATTTCTAACGGCGGAACATCCGCGGGGGCATTGGTCGGCAGCGGTAATCTGAATATAGATAACGGTGTCTTTAGCGTGAAGGGCTGTAATGCGTCCTTAAACGCAACAACGGCCATTGCCTCCGGCGCAGAGGTCACTCTGGATAATGCTCAGGGATTGGGAACCGGGAAGATTATTGCCGATGGTCATCTCAACCTCAATGCTGTTGAGGGACACTTGTCCAACAACCTTAGCGGTAAGGGTGAAGTTTCATTCAGCGAATCTAACGTCGCTCTTAAGGGGGATAACAATGGATTTAGCGGCCAGTTAAACCTGGATAAAAACACACAATTAGTGGCATCAGCCGCCGAACATCTGGGGGAGGCGACGATTCACAATCAGGGTGACATGATCCTTAACAGCATGGATGACTGGACCATGCAAAACCAGGTAGATGGCAGCGGTAATATCATCAAGCAAGGCCAGGGCACTGTCACTCTGACTGCGAATTCCACCTATACCGGCACCACGGATATTCAACAAGGGGGGCTGATGCTGGGTCAGGAGGATGCGCCTGTTACTTTAGCGAGCCAGCAGGTCAATATATCTTCTGCCGGTATGCTTTCAGGCGCGGGAACGGTACTAGGCAGTATCCATAATGCCGGACTGTTTGTTGCCGGAAATGGAGCATCAGGCCACTTTACTGTTGGCGGAGATCTCACCAATCAGGGTGCGATATCTTTGGGGAATATTGGACAGTCCGCCGGCAACCAGCTGATTGTTGAAGGAAATTACCACGGCAACAATGGTCATATTAATTTTGATACGGTTCTGGGGGACGATCGTTCGGCCACCGATAAGCTTATTGTAAAAGGTGATACTACTGGCAATACTCAAGTAAGTGTCACCAATGCAGGAGGCCAGGGCTCACAAACTCTGGAGGGGATTGAGCTTATTCATGTTGATGGCCGTTCTGATGGTGATTTTGCTCAGAGCGGGCGTATCACTGCGGGTGCGTATGATTATTCATTGGTTCGAGGTCAGGGGGCTAACAATAATCACTGGTATCTGACCAGTCAGTTGATTAAGCCTGAAAATCCCGAAAAACCGGTTTCGCCCACAGAGCATATGCTTCGCCCGGAAGGAGGAACCTATACCGCGAACCATGCTGCAGTAAACACCATGTTCAACATGCAGCTACACGATCGCTCGGGCAAAGCTCAGTACACAGATGTGTCAACCGGAGAGATGAAAACCACCGGTATGTGGATGCGTCAGGCAGGTAGCCACCAAAGTTGGTATGACGGTAGCAGCCAGTTGCGTACTCAAAGTAATCGCTATGTGATGCAGCTCGGCAGCGATATCGCGCAGGGCTCAACCAACGGGCATGATAGCTGGCGTCTCGGGATCATGGCCGGATATGGCCATGACAATAATCAGACCCGCTCATCAGCAACGGGTTACGCCTCGCGAGGTAGCGTCAATGGCTACAGCACTGGCCTTTATGCCACGTGGTTTGCCGATAACACTGATCATAAAGGCCTGTACTTCGACGGTTGGGCACAATATGGATGGTTTGATAACCATGTCAAAGGTGAAGGACTGGCTTCTGAGTCCTATAAATCCAAAGGTCTGACGGCATCTGTTGAAACGGGGTATACCTTTAAAGTTGGCGAATTCTCTGGCAGCAAAGGAACCGTTAATGAGTGGTATGTTCAACCGCAGGCGCAGGTTACCTGGATGGGGGTCAAATCTGATGACCATCGGGAAGCTAACGGAACGCGTATCGAGATGAATGGTAACGGTAATATTCAAACCCGTCTTGGAGCCAGAGCCTATCTGAAAAGCTTTAATAAAATGGATGAGGGCAAAGGCCGCGAATTCCAGCCATTTATTGAAGCTAACTGGCTCCATAATACACGCAGTTTTAGCACAAAAATGGACGACGTTAGCGTCAGCCAGGAAGGTGCACGCAATCTGGGAGAGATTAAACTGGGTGTCGAAGGCCAGATTACGCCAGATTTAAATCTGTGGGGTAATGTGGGCGTCCAGATTGGAGACAACGGTTACAACAACAGCGCGGCAACGTTAGGACTGAAATATCATTTCTAA